Part of the Planococcus plakortidis genome is shown below.
ATCTCGACAACTCACGCGTCAGCATCATTTATGAATTGCCGCTCGCCGAGATCGTCTACGATTTCTTCGACCAATTGAAATCAGGGACCAAAGGATATGCCTCGTTCGATTATGAATTGATCGGCTACAAGGACTCCAAACTGGTGAAAATGGACATTCTCCTGAATTCGGAGAAAGTCGACGCCTTGAGCTTTATCGTCCATAAGGATTTTGCCTACGAACGCGGGAAAGTCATTGTCGACAAATTGAAGACATTGATTCCGCGCCAACAGTTCGAAGTCCCGATCCAGGCGGCAATCGGCCAGAAGATCGTGGCCCGCCAAACCATCAGCGCCATCCGGAAAAACGTCCTCGCGAAATGCTACGGCGGCGATATTTCCCGTAAGCGCAAACTTCTCGACAAACAGAAGGAAGGGAAAAAGCGGATGAAGCAAGTCGGTTCCGTGGAAGTCCCTCAAGAAGCGTTCATGGCTGTTCTCAAAATGGATGACCAATCCAAATAAACGAAAAAAAGGAGGCGGTTATTCTGCCTCCTTTTCTTATTAGAAAGAAGGATTTCTTATGGTAAAAGGCATGTATATCCATATCCCGTTCTGCCACCAGATTTGTTTTTACTGCGATTTCAATAAAGTGTTTTTCAAAGACCAACCGGTGGATGCCTACATCGAATCGATTGGCAAGGAACTGGCGCTGTGGAAGCAAGAGGGCGCGCTGGAGGAGCCGCTTAAGACGGTCTTTCTCGGCGGTGGGACACCGACAGCCTTGACGCCCGTACAATTGGAACGTTTGCTAGAGTTAATCCACCAATACGTTCCGATGGCCAAAAATGTGGAATGGAGTTCAGAGGCGAATCCGGATGAATTGACGCGCGACAAGATGGAAGTGTTATATAAAGGCGGCGTCAACCGGCTCAGCATGGGCGTCCAGACCTTCGACCAGGATTTGTTGAAGCGGCTCGGCCGCACGCATGCCAATGAGGATGTCTTGCGCGCCGTGGAAACTGCCCGGGAAATCGGCTTTAGTAATATCAGTTTTGACTTGATGTACGGGCTCCCGGGACAGACGATGGCGCAATGGGACGAAACGCTCGAGCGCGCATTCGCATTCGACATGCCGCATTTCTCGGCCTACTCACTGATCATCGAACCGAAAACGGTGTTTTATAATTTGATGGTCAAGGGTAAGCTCAATACGGTGACGGAAGACCTCGAAGGCGATATGTACGAGCGCCTCATGGATGAAATGGCAAAGCAGGGCTTGCATCAATATGAAATCTCCAATTTCGCGAAGCCTGGCCATGAATCCCGCCACAATCTGTTGTACTGGGATAATGAAGAATACATTGGCGTCGGCGCCGGCGCTCACGGCTACGTAAACGGCGTGCGCTATTCCAATCACGGCCCATTGAAAAAATACATGGAGCCATTGGAATCGGGGGAACGGCCGGTGCTTGATTCGACACAAGTGAGCATCAAGGCGAAGATGGAAGAAGAAATGTTCCTCGGCCTTCGCAAAACGACAGGTGTCGACATCGCCCATTTTCAAGAGAAATTTGGCGCCCCGCTGGAAAAAGTGTATGGCGAGATTCTCCGGAACGAAAAGGCGAAAGGCAATTTGGCGGTCGAACAGGGCCGTGTCAAATTGACGCATAAAGGCCGATTCGTCGGCAATGAAGTTTTCGAGCAATTTTTGCTTTCGTAGGAGCGCATCCGTTGACAAGCAAAAAAAGATTTGGTAATTTTAGTGTAGTCTTAGCACTCGAACTCATAGAGTGCTAACAGAGGTGATGATCATGTTAACAGAACGGCAGCTGCTCATTTTGAAAGTGACAGTCGATGATTACATCCAATCAGCGCAGCCGGTAGGATCGAACCAACTAGCTAAAAAGCCGGGCATCACTTCCAGTTCGGCGACCATTCGCAATGAATTGGCTGAGCTCGAAGGCCAGGGCTACCTCGAAAAGACTCACACATCCTCGGGGCGGATTCCGTCTCAAAAAGGCTACCGCTATTATGTGGACCATTTGCTGACGCCGAATCCTGTGCCGCAACAGGACATTGTCCAGCTTCGTTCGGTTTTCGAGGAAAAGGTGACCGAAACCGAGGAAATCATCAAACGTTCGGCTGGCATCCTGTCCGAATTGACGAATTATACGTCGATTCTGCTCGGGCCGGATATCCGCAAACACGTCGTCAAGAAATTGTCGATCGTGCCCCTGTCCCCGGGAATGGCGGTGGCAATCATCGTCACCGACTCGGGCCATGTAGAAAATCGGGTATTCTCCATCCCGCCGGATCTGGACCCATCCGACATCGAAAAGATGGTCAATATCTTGAACGAGCGGCTCATCGGCGTCTCGCTGCACGATTTGCACAAACGCCTCGAGCAGGAAACGCTCGTTCTCTTGCGCCAGCACATCGAGCGCTACGGGGAATTGTTCCGTACGTTCCAGCAGGCATTGCTGCTTCCGCGCGCAGATAATGTGTATTATGGAGGCAAGCTGAACATTTTGAAGCAGCCTGATTTCCACGATATCCAAAAAATCCGTGAATTGATGGACGTGATGGAAGAAGGGAAGCACATTCCTGAGATCCTGCCGATCGGCGCTCAAGGGCTCCAAATCCGCATCGGCTCGGAGAATGCGCTGGCGGCCATGGAAGATTGCTCGGTCATCACGGTATCCTATGATATCGGAGATGAGCAGATGGGCTCCATCGCAATTGTCGGGCCGAAAAGAATGGATTACCGCCGAATCGTCTCGCTGCTGGATTATGTGAGCGGCGATTTGTCGAAAGAGCTGACACGGCTGTTTCAAGGAAAGTGAACCAAAGGAGGCACATATTTTGTCGAATGAAAAAGAAACGATCAAACAACAAGACCTAGAGCAGGAAAAGGCGCAAACCGAGGCGCAGGAAGCTGTTGAAGAAACAGCGGCAACCACCGAAGGGACCGAGCCGGGAACTGTCGAATCGGCTGAACAGGCACAAGCTGAAGAACCTGTGGATGAAACGGCCGAGCTTCAAGCCCAGCTTGAAGAAGAGCAGAATAAATACTTGCGCCTATTGGCAGATTATGACAACTTCAAGCGCCGCACGAAAAAAGATCAGGAATTGGCAAGGGCTTTCCGTTCGCAATCATTATTGACGGATCTCTTGCCGGTCTTGGATAATTTCGACCGCGCGCTCGCTGTTGAAGCGAAAAGTGAAGAATCCGCTTCACTCTTGAAGGGCCTCGAAATGGTCAAGAAATCCTTGGTCGATGCTGTGACAGCCGAAGGTTTGGAAGAGGTAAAGGCGGTCGGTGAACCGTTCGATCCTCATGTCCACCAGGCGGTCATCCAGGAAAACGACCCTGACAGTGAACCGGGAACGGTGTTACAGGAGCTTCAGAAAGGGTATACCCTGAATGGCAGAGTGCTGCGCCCGGCAATGGTCAAAGTGAACGAATAACTGAAATTCAAGAATCTAATGTTAATGGAGGAATTTTAAATGAGCAAAATTATCGGAATTGACTTAGGTACAACAAACTCAGCAGTCGCAGTCCTAGAAGGCGGCGAGCCGAAAATCATCCCGAACCCGGAAGGCAACCGCACGACACCATCCGTCGTATCGTTCAAAAACGGCGAACGTCAAGTCGGTGAAGTAGCGAAACGCCAATCCATCACGAACCCGAACACGATCCAATCCGTCAAACGCTTGATGGGCACACAGGAAAAAGTGACGGCTGAAGGCAAAGAATACACGCCTCAGGAAGTTTCAGCGATGATCCTTCAATACATCAAGGGCTATGCGGAAGACTATCTTGGCGAGAAAGTAACAAAAGCTGTCATCACGGTACCGGCATACTTCAACGATGCCGAACGCCAAGCGACTAAAGACGCTGGCCGCATCGCAGGCCTCGAAGTGGAACGCATCATCAACGAGCCGACAGCGGCAGCTCTTGCCTACGGTCTCGATAAAATGGAAAAAGACGAAACAGTCTTGGTCTATGACCTTGGCGGCGGTACATTCGACGTATCCATCCTAGAACTTGGCGACGGCGTGTTCGAAGTAAAATCGACTGCCGGCGACAACCGCCTGGGCGGCGATGATTTCGATAAGCTGATCATCGACTACCTGGTACAGGAATTCAAGAAAGAAAATGGCATCGACTTGTCGAAAGACAAAATGGCGACACAGCGCCTGAAAGATGCAGCGGAAAAAGCGAAGAAAGATTTGTCAGGCGTAACGACCACTCAAATCTCGTTGCCATTCATCACAGCCGGTGAAGCAGGCCCGCTCCACATGGAAATGAGCCTGTCCCGCGCGAAATTCGACGAGTTGACGTCTTCTCTAGTCGAACGCACGATGGGGCCGACTCGCCAAGCCTTGAAAGATGCAGGCGTTTCCGCATCAGAACTTGACCGCGTCATCCTGGTCGGTGGATCTACACGTATCCCGGCTGTCCAAGAGGCTGTCAAAAAAGAAACAGGCAAAGACCCGCATAAAGGCGTTAACCCGGACGAAGTTGTCGCAATGGGCGCAGCTGTTCAAGGCGGCGTATTGACTGGCGACGTACAAGACGTAGTATTGCTTGACGTTACACCACTATCTCTTGGTATCGAAACAATGGGCGGCGTGTTCACGAAATTAATCGAACGCAACACGACGATCCCGACATCTAAATCCCAAACATTCTCTACTGCAGCGGATAACCAGCCGGCAGTCGATATTCACGTCCTGCAAGGTGAACGCCCGATGGCAGCCGACAACAAAACGCTCGGACGCTTCCAATTGGCGGATATCCCGCCAGCACCGCGCGGCGTACCGCAAATCGAAGTCAGCTTCGACATCGATAAGAACGGTATCGTCAGCGTAAAAGCGAAGGACCTTGGCACGCAAAAAGAACAAACGATCACGATCCAGTCCAGCACGACGCTTACGGACGATGAAATCGACCGCATGGTAAAAGAAGCGGAAGAAAATGCGGAAGCGGATGCGAAGCGCAAAGAAGAAGTCGAGCTTCGCAACGAAGCGGACCAGGCAGTATTTACAACAGATAAAACGATCGAAGACCTTGGCGAAGCCGTTTCTGAAGATGAGAAGAAACAAGCTGAAGCCGCGCGCGATGAACTGAAAACAGCGCTAGAAGGCACGGACATCGAAGATATCCGCACGAAGAAAGATAAACTGCAGGAGCTTCTCCAAGGTTTCGCCATGAAAGCTTACGAGCAAGCAGCGCAGAACCAGCAAGGCGCTGAAGGCGAAGCACAGCAAGGAAACGATGACGGAGTTGTCGATGCCGACTTCGAAGAAGTGAACGACGACAAAGACAAGTAAGATATGCAAGGCCGGAAAAGTCAAAGCAAAGCAACTGCTTTGGCTTTTTCAATGTCTTTGCAAGCGCAATTTAAACCGTGTACAATTACAGTTGACTGCAAGAGGGAGAGTGACCTATGAACAAGCGAGATTATTATGAAGTCCTTGGCGTTTCCAAGGATGCTTCGAAAGAGGAAATCAAGAAAGCCTACCGGAAGCTTTCCAAAAAATATCACCCGGACATCAATAAGGAAGCCGATGCTTCTGAAAAATTCCAGGAAGTCAAGGAAGCCTATGAAGTGTTGAGCGATGACCAAAAACGCGCACAATATGACCAATTCGGCCACCAGGATCCGAACCAAGGATTTGGAGGAGGCTTTGGCGGTGCGGAAGGCTTCGGCTTTGATGATATTTTCAGTACCTTCTTTGGCGGGGGCACGCGCCGCCGCGACCCGAATGCCCCTCGAAAAGGCGATGATCTTCAATATTCGATGACCATCGATTTTCTGGATGCCGTATTCGGCCAGGAGACGGAAATTGAAATCCCGAAAGACGAAACATGCGAAACTTGCGACGGTTCAGGAGCGAAGCCCGGAACGAGCAAGAAGACGTGCCCGTATTGTGAAGGTACCGGCCAGTTGAATGTCGCGCAAGATACGCCATTCGGCCGCATGGTCAACCGCCGCGCCTGCCATCACTGCGAAGGCACCGGCCAGATCATCGAAGAAAAATGCACGACATGCCGCGGTGCAGGCAAAGTAAGAAAAATGAAGAAAATCAAAGTCACAGTACCAGCGGGCGTCGATGACGGGCAGCAATTGCGCGTTTCCGGACAAGGCGGCCCGGGCTTCAACGGGGGCCCTGCCGGCGATCTTTATGTACTGTTCCGCGTCAAGCCACATAAGCAATTCGAACGTGACGGCGATGACATCCATCTGGAATTGCCGATCACTTACCCGCAAGCGGCCCTCGGGGATGAAATTGAAGTCCCGACGGTTTCCGGTAAAGTCAAGCTGAAGATTCCAGCCGGAACGCAAAACGGGGCGCGTTTCCGCCTGCGCGGAAAAGGCGTGCAAAATGTCCATGGATATGGCGTAGGCGATCAGCACATCACGATCAAAGTGAAAGTGCCGACGAAACTGAACGAAAAACAGAAGCAGTTGCTGCGCGAGTTTGCCGAAATTTCCGGAGATATCCCGGAAGAGCAAAGCAGTTCATTGTTCGACAAGATCAAAAGAACCATCAAAGGTGATTAATAGGCAGATAGAGCCTTGGACAAATGGAAAACTCCCGTGCAATAGGGAGTTTTCTGTCTGTTACATAATTGTTCGATAAAGGAGCTGGTCGAAAGTGAAATGGTCTGAGCTGTCGATTCATACAACGAACGAAGCGATTGAATCAATCTCCAATATCCTGCATGAAGCAGGGGCAAGCGGGGTCGTCATCGAGGATTCCGATGATTTGACGAAAGACCGGGAAGATGTGTTCGGCGAAATCTATTCACTCGACCCGGAGGATTTCCCGACAGAAGGCGTCATCCTGAAAGCCTATCTGCCGGTCAATAGCTTTCTCGGGGAAGCCGTGGAAGGCATCAAGCTGGCCATCAACAACCTTGCGGAATTCAATATCAATGTTGGGCGCAATGTCGTCACGATCAGCGAAGTTAATGAAGAAGACTGGGCGACGTCCTGGAAGAAGTATTACCATCCGGTAAAAATTTCCAAGAGGTTCACGATCGTGCCGACATGGGAAACCTATCATCCCGTTTCAAGCGATGAACTGATCATCGAACTCGATCCGGGCATGGCATTCGGGACGGGCACGCATCCGACGACCGTCATGAGCCTGCAGGCACTTGAAAAGCATGTGAAGAAGGGCGATACAGTGATTGATGTCGGGACCGGTTCGGGAGTGCTGGCCATCGGCGCCGCATTGCTTGAAGCAGGGCCGGTGAGGGCGCTGGACCTCGATGAAATCGCCGTGAAAGCCGCTGGGCTGAATGTCAAATTGAACAAAGTGCAAGACCGTGTCCATGTATTCCACGGCAATTTGCTGGATGCGATCGATGACCCGGCCGACGTGGTCGTGGCAAATATCCTCGCTGAAATCATCATGTCGTTTACAGATGATGCGTACCACGCAGTCAAGCCAGGCGGTATGTACATCACTTCAGGCATAATCGTCCAGAAGAAAAATGATGTGAAGCAAGCGCTCGAAGCTTCAGGGTTTGTCATAGAAGACATCATGATGATGGAAGATTGGGTAACGATCATTTCAAAAAAACCGCTATAACGGGGTGCGAACATGCAACGATATTTTTTGGAAGAGAAAGCTTCCGTCAATAACCAATTGGCGATTACAGGTGAGGACGCCAAGCACATCGCCAAAGTGATGCGTCAATCCGTAGGCGACCAGCTGATCGCTGTCGTTTCAGGGAAGGCCCATTTGGCTGAAATCACGGAAATTGCCACAGACGTCCAGATCAGGCTGATCGAAGAGCTTGAGGACCGCAGTGAGTTGCCGAAGAAAGTGACAATCGCATGCGGCCTTCCGAAAGGCGATAAGCTGGAACTGATCACACAAAAAGCGACAGAGCTCGGGATGAGTGCTTTATTGCCTTATTCTGCGGAGCGGTCGATCGTCAAATGGGACAGCGCCAAAAGCGCCAAGAAAATCGAGCGCTTGAAGAAAATCGCCAAGGAAGCGGCTGAGCAATCACATCGCAGCCGCATTCCTGACATACATACAGTGCACAGCTTCAAAGAACTTGTAAATGCGGTGAAGGATTACGACGCAGTCATCGTCGCCTATGAAGAAGAGGCGAAAAAGGGCGGCGGGAAGCGGTTTGCCGAAATTCTAGAATCGTTGTATGATAAAGACTCAATCTTGCTCGTTTTCGGGCCGGAAGGCGGCATTTCGGAAGCGGAAGCGTCGGTACTCAAAGAAGCAGGCGCATTGTTCACTGCGCTAGGCCCGCGCATTTTGCGCACCGAGACGGCGCCGCTTTATGCATTGTCTGCCATATCCTATGAATTTGAATGAAAGAGGTGGCCATCGATGTCAACAGTGGCATTTCATACTTTAGGTTGCAAAGTGAACCATTATGAAACCGAAGCGATTTGGCAATTATTCAAAGAACAGGGCTATGAGCGCACTGATTTTGAACGTCAATCCGACGTTTATGTCATCAATACCTGCACCGTCACCAACACGGGCGATAAAAAAAGCCGCCAAGTGATTCGCCGTGCAGTCCGCTCCAATCCAGATGCGGTCATTTGCGTCACGGGCTGCTATGCCCAGACTTCGCCTGCGGAAATCATGGCGATTCCGGGCGTCGATATTGTCGTGGGCACACAGGACCGGACGAAGCTCCTGCAATACATCGCGCAATACCGTGCCGAGCGTAAGCCGATCAATGCCGTGGGCAATATCATGAAGAACCGCGTATATGAAGAGTTGGATGTGCCCGCCTTTACAGACCGCACGCGTGCTTCGCTGAAAATCCAGGAAGGCTGCAATAATTTCTGCACGTTCTGCATCATTCCGTGGGCGAGGGGCTTGATGCGTTCGCGCGACCCACAGGAAGTGATCCGCCAGGCGCAGCAATTGGTCGATGCCGGTTATCAGGAAATCGTCTTGACCGGCATCCATACCGGAGGCTACGGGGAAGACCTGAAGGACTACAACCTGGCGCAGCTTCTTCGCGACTTGGAGCAGGACGTCAAAGGCTTGAAGCGACTGCGCATCTCATCCATCGAGGCGAGCCAGCTGACGGACGAAGTGATTGCCGTCTTGAAACAATCGGAAATTGTTGTGCGCCATCTCCACATACCGATCCAGTCGGGGTCCGACACGGTCTTGAAACGGATGCGCCGGAAGTACACGATGGCATTTTTCGCGAATCGCCTGGAGCGTTTGCGTGATGCCTTGCCGGATTTGGCGATCACTTCTGACGTCATCGTCGGTTTCCCGGGTGAGACGGAAGAGGAATTCATGGAGACTTTCAATTTCATCCGCGACCACAGGTTCTCGGAGCTGCATGTCTTCCCCTACTCGATGCGTACCGGCACGCCGGCAGCTCGCATGGATGACCAAGTCGATGAAGCGGTCAAGAACGAACGTGTCCACCGCCTGATCGAGTTGAACGATCAACTGGCGAAGGAATACGCCAGCCGTTACGAAGGCGAACTTTTGGAAATCATTCCGGAAGAAGAGTCGAAAGACCATCCGTCAGGCGGCATGCTTGTCGGCTATACGGATAATTACTTGAAAGTCGCCATCCCCGGCGATGAATCGTTGATCGGAAAAATTGTCAAGGTGAAAATCACCAAGGCAGGATACCCGATGAACGAAGGGCAGTTTGTCCGCGTGATGGACAGCGTGCCTGTCTAAAAGAAACCCTACTAGTAGAATGGAGAACTGAATCATGACGAATATTGCATCTTTAATCGACCATACATTGCTAAAAGCGGAAGCTACAGCCCCGCAAATCGAACAGCTTTGCAAAGAAGCCGCAGAATATAATTTCGCCTCGGTTTGCGTTAACCCGGCATGGGTCGCGCTTGCAGCCGAACACCTTGAACAAAGCGAAGTGAAAGTGTGCACGGTCATCGGCTTCCCGCTCGGCGCATCGACTTCTGAAACGAAAGCCTTCGAAACGAAAGACGCCATTGAAAAAGGCGCTGGCGAAATCGATATGGTGCTGAACATCGGCGCGTTGAAAAGCGGCCAGGCAGACCTCGTGAAATCGGACGTCGAGGCGGTCGTGAATGCGGCGAAAGGGAAAGCGGTCGTTAAAGTCATCCTTGAAACGTGCTTGCTGACGGACGAGGAAATCCAGTTGGCCAGCCGCCTGTCAAAAGAAGCCGGAGCCGATTTCGTCAAAACATCCACTGGTTTCTCCACGGGCGGAGCGACTGTCGAAGCGGTCCGTTTGATGCGTGAAACGGTCGGTCCTGACTTGGGCGTTAAAGCTTCAGGTGGCGTCCGCAGCCTGGAAGACGTGGAGAAAATGGTCGAAGCCGGAGCGACGCGCATCGGCGCAAGTTCAGGCGTCCAGATCATGCAGGGCCTCACTTCAGACAACGATTATTAAGTATTGACGAAGGCCGGATCATGCGTTATAATTTTCTAGTATATAACACTTGTTGTTATTTGCTTCAACGTGTGTTCGGAGGGAGGGAAAAAGAGATGTCAAAAACTACAGTTCGTAAAAACGAATCAATTGAAGATGCTCTTCGCCGCTTCAAACGCACTGTTTCGAAGTCCGGAACAATGCAAGAGGTAAGAAAGCGCGAGTATTATGATAAGCCGAGCGTGAAACGTAAATTGAAATCAGAAGCTGCGCGTAAACGTAAATTTTAATTGACTTTGAACTTAAATGACTTTTAAAAATAGCAACGAACAGCTAAGACCGGAAGCACAATTGTGCTTCCGGTTTTTTTATGCCTTAAAACGGTCACTTAATGGCGAAGATGTAAGCGCATTCCATCGTAACTTGGGGAAGATTGCTTTATAATGAAAAAAGAAGCCGGCTTTTGAAACCGCAGCTCAATTCATCCGTATACATAATTATCCTAAAGTTTTCATGAAGGAGAGGGGGAACTTGCCGTGCGTAGAAAAAAAGCATGGATCGGCTTCTTGTTCCTGGTTGCCGCATTTGCTTTAGCCATTCCGGCCATCTCGGCCGATAATGGGAAAGTCTATGTCATCCCGATCGAAGCGGAAGTGGAGCGGGGCTTGCAATCATTTCTGGAGCGGGGCATTGAAGAAGCCGAGGAAGCCGGTGCGGAAGCCATAGTCTTTGAAATCGATACTCCAGGCGGTTTCGTCAATGCCGCCGACGGCATCGCCCGCCTATTGGATGAAGCCGACCCTGAAACACTCGCTTTCATCAATCAGGACGCGTTGTCGGCTGGCGCATTCCTGGCCTTGCATAACGATGAAATCTATATGCATCCGAATGGCCGGATGGGAGCGGCGCAAGTCATCGACCAATCAGGCAACGCAGCTGCCGATAAGGCAAATTCCGCTTGGCTTGCTTCGATGAGAAG
Proteins encoded:
- the dnaJ gene encoding molecular chaperone DnaJ, giving the protein MNKRDYYEVLGVSKDASKEEIKKAYRKLSKKYHPDINKEADASEKFQEVKEAYEVLSDDQKRAQYDQFGHQDPNQGFGGGFGGAEGFGFDDIFSTFFGGGTRRRDPNAPRKGDDLQYSMTIDFLDAVFGQETEIEIPKDETCETCDGSGAKPGTSKKTCPYCEGTGQLNVAQDTPFGRMVNRRACHHCEGTGQIIEEKCTTCRGAGKVRKMKKIKVTVPAGVDDGQQLRVSGQGGPGFNGGPAGDLYVLFRVKPHKQFERDGDDIHLELPITYPQAALGDEIEVPTVSGKVKLKIPAGTQNGARFRLRGKGVQNVHGYGVGDQHITIKVKVPTKLNEKQKQLLREFAEISGDIPEEQSSSLFDKIKRTIKGD
- the rpsU gene encoding 30S ribosomal protein S21, producing MSKTTVRKNESIEDALRRFKRTVSKSGTMQEVRKREYYDKPSVKRKLKSEAARKRKF
- the mtaB gene encoding tRNA (N(6)-L-threonylcarbamoyladenosine(37)-C(2))-methylthiotransferase MtaB, which gives rise to MSTVAFHTLGCKVNHYETEAIWQLFKEQGYERTDFERQSDVYVINTCTVTNTGDKKSRQVIRRAVRSNPDAVICVTGCYAQTSPAEIMAIPGVDIVVGTQDRTKLLQYIAQYRAERKPINAVGNIMKNRVYEELDVPAFTDRTRASLKIQEGCNNFCTFCIIPWARGLMRSRDPQEVIRQAQQLVDAGYQEIVLTGIHTGGYGEDLKDYNLAQLLRDLEQDVKGLKRLRISSIEASQLTDEVIAVLKQSEIVVRHLHIPIQSGSDTVLKRMRRKYTMAFFANRLERLRDALPDLAITSDVIVGFPGETEEEFMETFNFIRDHRFSELHVFPYSMRTGTPAARMDDQVDEAVKNERVHRLIELNDQLAKEYASRYEGELLEIIPEEESKDHPSGGMLVGYTDNYLKVAIPGDESLIGKIVKVKITKAGYPMNEGQFVRVMDSVPV
- the grpE gene encoding nucleotide exchange factor GrpE; the encoded protein is MSNEKETIKQQDLEQEKAQTEAQEAVEETAATTEGTEPGTVESAEQAQAEEPVDETAELQAQLEEEQNKYLRLLADYDNFKRRTKKDQELARAFRSQSLLTDLLPVLDNFDRALAVEAKSEESASLLKGLEMVKKSLVDAVTAEGLEEVKAVGEPFDPHVHQAVIQENDPDSEPGTVLQELQKGYTLNGRVLRPAMVKVNE
- the dnaK gene encoding molecular chaperone DnaK, whose protein sequence is MSKIIGIDLGTTNSAVAVLEGGEPKIIPNPEGNRTTPSVVSFKNGERQVGEVAKRQSITNPNTIQSVKRLMGTQEKVTAEGKEYTPQEVSAMILQYIKGYAEDYLGEKVTKAVITVPAYFNDAERQATKDAGRIAGLEVERIINEPTAAALAYGLDKMEKDETVLVYDLGGGTFDVSILELGDGVFEVKSTAGDNRLGGDDFDKLIIDYLVQEFKKENGIDLSKDKMATQRLKDAAEKAKKDLSGVTTTQISLPFITAGEAGPLHMEMSLSRAKFDELTSSLVERTMGPTRQALKDAGVSASELDRVILVGGSTRIPAVQEAVKKETGKDPHKGVNPDEVVAMGAAVQGGVLTGDVQDVVLLDVTPLSLGIETMGGVFTKLIERNTTIPTSKSQTFSTAADNQPAVDIHVLQGERPMAADNKTLGRFQLADIPPAPRGVPQIEVSFDIDKNGIVSVKAKDLGTQKEQTITIQSSTTLTDDEIDRMVKEAEENAEADAKRKEEVELRNEADQAVFTTDKTIEDLGEAVSEDEKKQAEAARDELKTALEGTDIEDIRTKKDKLQELLQGFAMKAYEQAAQNQQGAEGEAQQGNDDGVVDADFEEVNDDKDK
- the deoC gene encoding deoxyribose-phosphate aldolase, giving the protein MTNIASLIDHTLLKAEATAPQIEQLCKEAAEYNFASVCVNPAWVALAAEHLEQSEVKVCTVIGFPLGASTSETKAFETKDAIEKGAGEIDMVLNIGALKSGQADLVKSDVEAVVNAAKGKAVVKVILETCLLTDEEIQLASRLSKEAGADFVKTSTGFSTGGATVEAVRLMRETVGPDLGVKASGGVRSLEDVEKMVEAGATRIGASSGVQIMQGLTSDNDY
- the hrcA gene encoding heat-inducible transcriptional repressor HrcA, which translates into the protein MLTERQLLILKVTVDDYIQSAQPVGSNQLAKKPGITSSSATIRNELAELEGQGYLEKTHTSSGRIPSQKGYRYYVDHLLTPNPVPQQDIVQLRSVFEEKVTETEEIIKRSAGILSELTNYTSILLGPDIRKHVVKKLSIVPLSPGMAVAIIVTDSGHVENRVFSIPPDLDPSDIEKMVNILNERLIGVSLHDLHKRLEQETLVLLRQHIERYGELFRTFQQALLLPRADNVYYGGKLNILKQPDFHDIQKIRELMDVMEEGKHIPEILPIGAQGLQIRIGSENALAAMEDCSVITVSYDIGDEQMGSIAIVGPKRMDYRRIVSLLDYVSGDLSKELTRLFQGK
- a CDS encoding 16S rRNA (uracil(1498)-N(3))-methyltransferase, whose amino-acid sequence is MQRYFLEEKASVNNQLAITGEDAKHIAKVMRQSVGDQLIAVVSGKAHLAEITEIATDVQIRLIEELEDRSELPKKVTIACGLPKGDKLELITQKATELGMSALLPYSAERSIVKWDSAKSAKKIERLKKIAKEAAEQSHRSRIPDIHTVHSFKELVNAVKDYDAVIVAYEEEAKKGGGKRFAEILESLYDKDSILLVFGPEGGISEAEASVLKEAGALFTALGPRILRTETAPLYALSAISYEFE
- the hemW gene encoding radical SAM family heme chaperone HemW, with translation MVKGMYIHIPFCHQICFYCDFNKVFFKDQPVDAYIESIGKELALWKQEGALEEPLKTVFLGGGTPTALTPVQLERLLELIHQYVPMAKNVEWSSEANPDELTRDKMEVLYKGGVNRLSMGVQTFDQDLLKRLGRTHANEDVLRAVETAREIGFSNISFDLMYGLPGQTMAQWDETLERAFAFDMPHFSAYSLIIEPKTVFYNLMVKGKLNTVTEDLEGDMYERLMDEMAKQGLHQYEISNFAKPGHESRHNLLYWDNEEYIGVGAGAHGYVNGVRYSNHGPLKKYMEPLESGERPVLDSTQVSIKAKMEEEMFLGLRKTTGVDIAHFQEKFGAPLEKVYGEILRNEKAKGNLAVEQGRVKLTHKGRFVGNEVFEQFLLS
- the prmA gene encoding 50S ribosomal protein L11 methyltransferase; translation: MKWSELSIHTTNEAIESISNILHEAGASGVVIEDSDDLTKDREDVFGEIYSLDPEDFPTEGVILKAYLPVNSFLGEAVEGIKLAINNLAEFNINVGRNVVTISEVNEEDWATSWKKYYHPVKISKRFTIVPTWETYHPVSSDELIIELDPGMAFGTGTHPTTVMSLQALEKHVKKGDTVIDVGTGSGVLAIGAALLEAGPVRALDLDEIAVKAAGLNVKLNKVQDRVHVFHGNLLDAIDDPADVVVANILAEIIMSFTDDAYHAVKPGGMYITSGIIVQKKNDVKQALEASGFVIEDIMMMEDWVTIISKKPL